In Prunus dulcis chromosome 2, ALMONDv2, whole genome shotgun sequence, a single genomic region encodes these proteins:
- the LOC117620026 gene encoding protein phosphatase 2C 51-like: protein MLESGGEMRQQSFVIETKNGSRKRLKVRRLKYTCQTKVEVEITGGHKEYVSSELKREEKDVGVPVKVLSVSFSSTENDIVLSSSSGSGSEERRKTSGGESLERLGRGTYGVVSVQGRRKVMEDAVRAEVGFAVNGSRGKFDFFGVYDGHGGAVVARACRDRMHEVVAEAVELERINNSSNNNNKKDPVDWDWERVMEGCFGKMDEEVSGIAAARTVGATAVVAVVTEDQVVVGNCGDCRAVLSRGGVALALSSDHKPDRVDELKRIEAAGGKVINWNGNRVLGVLATSRSIGDKYMRPYVISKPEVTVTKRTEEDEFLILASDGLWDVISNEMACRVVNKCLDGRIRRISTHGEDHVQSHTASEAAAVLADLAMARGSKDNISVIVVALSKTS, encoded by the exons ATGTTAGAGTCGGGCGGCGAGATGAGACAACAGAGCTTCGTCATCGAAACTAAGAATGGCAGCAGAAAGCGACTCAAAGTACGGCGACTGAAGTACACGTGTCAAACGAAGGTCGAGGTGGAGATCACCGGCGGCCACAAGGAATATGTCTCTTCGGAgttgaagagagaagagaaagatgttGGTGTTCCGGTTAAGGTTTTGTCTGTGTCATTTTCGTCTACAGAAAACGACATCGTCTTGTCAAGTAGTTCCGGTTCCGGATCAGAGGAGAGACGGAAAACGAGTGGTGGTGAGAGTTTGGAAAGGTTGGGAAGGGGTACGTACGGCGTCGTTTCGGTGCAGGGGAGGAGGAAGGTGATGGAAGATGCAGTAAGAGCGGAGGTAGGGTTTGCGGTGAACGGATCACGTGGGAAGTTTGACTTCTTTGGGGTGTATGACGGGCACGGTGGGGCTGTCGTGGCGAGGGCTTGCAGAGATAGGATGCATGAGGTGGTGGCGGAGGCAGTGGAACTGGAACGGATTAATAATagtagtaataataataataagaaagaTCCGGTGGATTGGGATTGGGAGAGGGTGATGGAGGGGTGTTTTGGTAAAATGGATGAGGAGGTGAGCGGGATTGCGGCGGCCAGGACGGTTGGGGCTACGgcggtggtggcggtggtgacGGAGGATCAGGTGGTGGTGGGCAATTGCGGTGATTGTAGGGCTGTTTTGTCGAGAGGTGGTGTTGCCTTGGCCTTGTCTAGTGACCATAAG cCTGACAGAGTGGATGAGTTGAAGAGAATTGAAGCTGCGGGTGGAAAAGTCATCAATTGGAATGGAAACCGTGTTCTCGGGGTGCTTGCCACTTCCAGATCCATTg GTGACAAATACATGAGGCCATATGTGATATCAAAACCAGAGGTGACGGTGACGAAACGAACTGAGGAGGATGAATTCCTCATCCTTGCCAGTGATGGGCTGTGGGATGTTATATCGAACGAGATGGCGTGTAGGGTTGTGAACAAGTGCCTTGATGGAAGAATAAGGAGAATTTCCACACATGGGGAGGATCATGTCCAAAGTCACACTGCGTCTGAGGCAGCAGCTGTCTTGGCTGATCTAGCTATGGCTCGGGGAAGCAAAGATAACATCAGTGTGATTGTTGTCGCCCTATCAAAAACGAGCTAG
- the LOC117619705 gene encoding cyclic nucleotide-gated ion channel 1-like, whose product MSNLYDQPTIQVSLTPYTFGSIQLGGASERSRFDKLVANIPLWNQIFVISCVIAVSLDPLFFYIPFIDEDLKCLGMDKNLKVVALVLRSLLDITFIVHIICQIRQAFKTVNSKLQTTRNSGWESKAKAVARNLSWRSVVTDVLALLPIPQVLLVNVFFKMRGSGYLDNRKILSFLLLAQYLPRIYRIHLSSKKLTQTGLWAKGAFNFFLYILASHVLGAYWYFFSIQRETSCWHRACVKRSISCMDTFYCDDPPTTPRNTEFLKELCPINFPPNATPPFDFGMFLDSLQSGNTATLNFPMKFFYSFWWGLRNLSNFGTNLTTSTYVWENLFAILISIIGLLLFLYLIGNVQTFMQLATTKSEETRQKIIKKEQAIEEWMVKNDLPEDMKNEIKNNIRQQLEENIDAADLENLLSILPWNIRKSLKRFLCMSTLRKVPMLKGMDEKVLKMICDYLKPVMYAENSVVVRMGQPLDRMLFITEGSIWTYMPGGMPTNSVKTKGEFYGEELLKWASSSSPKLPISTQNVQCHTKVEGFVLMSKDLTSVVSKCQLWWNTNDSHQGQGQGQGQPATAAGGAENSTPRIRYIMHPH is encoded by the exons ATGAGTAACTTGTATGATCAGCCCACCATTCAAGTAAG CTTAACACCTTACACTTTCGGCAGTATTCAACTTGGAGGAGCTTCAGAAAGGTCAAGATTTGATAAACTTGTTGCAAATATTCCATTATGGAACCaaatatttgtaatttcatGTGTGATTGCAGTCTCATTGGACCCTTTGTTCTTCTACATTCCATTCATCGATGAAGATCTCAAGTGCCTTGGAATGGACAAAAATTTGAAGGTTGTGGCACTTGTTTTGCGGTCCCTCTTGGATATCACTTTCATAGTGCATATTATATGTCAAATTCGACAAGCCTTCAAAACTGTGAACTCCAAGCTACAAACAACCCGAAACTCCGGTTGGGAATCGAAAGCTAAGGCAGTTGCTCGGAATCTTTCATGGCGCTCTGTTGTTACTGACGTTCTTGCTCTTCTTCCCATCCCACAA GTTCTTTTAGTGAAtgtttttttcaaaatgagAGGCTCTGGATATTTGGATAATAGAAAGATTCTAAGTTTCCTTCTCCTTGCGCAATATCTTCCAAGAATTTATCGAATTCACCTCTCTTCTAAGAAACTTACACAAACCGGACTATGGGCCAAAGGTGCATTCAACTTTTTTCTATACATACTCGCTAGTCAT GTGCTCGGAGCTtattggtattttttttctattcaaCGGGAGACATCATGCTGGCATCGGGCATGTGTGAAGCGTAGCATATCATGCATGGATACTTTTTACTGTGACGACCCCCCCACAACCCCCAGAAATACCGAGTTTCTAAAAGAGTTGTGTCCTATAAATTTTCCACCAAATGCTACACCGCCATTTGATTTTGGAATGTTTCTTGATTCACTTCAATCTGGAAACACGGCGACATTGAATTTTCCAATGAAGTTCTTTTACTCGTTTTGGTGGGGACTACGAAATTTAAG TAACTTTGGTACAAATCTCACAACGAGTACGTATGTGTGGGAAAACTTGTTTGCAATTCTTATTTCAATCATTGGCTTGCTGCTATTTTTATATCTCATAGGAAATGTGCAG ACATTTATGCAGTTGGCCACTACAAAATCGGAGGAGACAAGACAGAAGATTATTAAGAAAGAGCAAGCGATAGAAGAGTGGATGGTCAAAAATGATCTCCCTGAAGATATGAAGAATGAAATCAAGAACAACATAAGACAACAATTGGAAGAAAACATAGATGCTGCTGATCTGGAGAACCTGTTGTCTATTCTTCCTTGGAATATCAGGAAATCTCTTAAGCGTTTTCTCTGCATGAGTACGCTAAGGAAA GTACCAATGCTTAAAGGCATGGATGAAAAGGTGTTGAAAATGATTTGCGACTATCTGAAGCCGGTTATGTACGCCGAGAACAGTGTAGTTGTTCGAATGGGACAACCACTTGATCGGATGCTCTTCATTACAGAAGGTTCCATATGGACGTACATGCCGGGTGGAATGCCGACCAACTCGGTTAAGACAAAAGGTGAGTTTTATGGAGAAGAACTTCTCAAGTGGGCATCATCTTCGTCACCAAAACTTCCCATCTCCACCCAAAATGTGCAATGCCATACCAAGGTGGAAGGCTTTGTACTCATGTCTAAGGACTTGACTAGTGTCGTCTCCAAATGCCAACTCTGGTGGAATACAAATGATTCTCATCAGGGACAGGGACAGGGACAGGGACAACCCGCTACAGCAGCGGGTGGTGCTGAGAACTCCACTCCAAGAATCAGGTATATCATGCATCCTCACTAG
- the LOC117618615 gene encoding spermine synthase produces the protein MEGGAGRGLECQKTMDGKASNGNGSEKAIPSCCLKARASAPEAEAKCHSTVVSGWFSESQSRSEKASKKVYFNNPMWPGEAHSLKVEKILYKGKSEFQEILVFESSTYGKVLVLDGIIQLSEKDECAYQEMIAHLPLCSIPSPKTVLVVGGGDGGVLREVSRHPSVEHIDICEIDKMVVDVSKKFFPQLAVGFQDPRVHLHIGDATEFLRHAPKGKYDAVIVDSSDPVGPAQELVEKPFFETIARALRPGGVLCNMAESMWLHTHLIQDMISVCRETFKGSVNYAWASVPTYPSGVIGFLLCSTEGPPVDFKNPVNSIEKLEGALKHKRELRFYNSEMHSAAFALPPFLRREVSALCHSSTSTLPR, from the exons atgGAGGGCGGCGCAGGAAGAGGTTTGGAATGCCAGAAGACTATGGATGGGAAGGCGAGTAACGGGAATGGTTCAGAGAAGGCCATCCCTTCTTGTTGCTTGAAGGCTAGGGCTTCTGCCCCTGAGGCCGAGGCGAAATGTCATTCTACTGTTGTTTCTGGGTGGTTCTCAGAATCCCAGTCTCGCTCTG AGAAGGCTAGTAAGAAGGTTTATTTCAACAACCCAATGTGGCCTG gTGAAGCTCATTCACTGAAAGTAGAAAAGATTCTGTACAAGGGAAAATCAGAGTTCCAAGAGATTTTGGTTTTTGAG TCCTCAACTTATGGAAAAGTGCTTGTTCTTGATGGCATTATCCAGCTGAGTGAGAAAGATGAATGTGCATACCAGGAGATGATAGCTCATCTACCACTTTGTTCAATTCCTTCCCCCAAGACA GTTCtggttgttggtggtggtgatggtggggTTCTTAGGGAGGTTTCTCGCCATCCTTCTGTTGAGCATATTGACATATGTGAGATAGATAAGATGGTTGTAGAT gTGTCTAAGAAGTTTTTCCCTCAGTTAGCTGTTGGATTTCAGGACCCACGTGTCCACCTTCATATTGGTGATG CTACTGAATTCCTGAGGCATGCACCTAAAGGGAAGTATGATGCTGTAATTGTTGATTCATCAGACCCTGTAG GTCCTGCTCAAGAGCTTGTAGAGAAACCATTTTTTGAGACAATAGCTAGAGCATTAAGGCCTGGTGGTGTTCTCTGTAACATGGCGGAGAGTATGTGGCTCCATACGCATCTTATTCAAGATATGATCTCTGTTTGTCGTGAAACATTCAAGGGATCTGTCAATTATGCATGGGCGAGTGTTCCTACGTATCCAAG TGGTGTGATAGGCTTTCTGTTGTGCTCAACGGAGGGGCCTCCTGTTGATTTCAAAAATCCAGTCAATTCCATTGAGAAGTTAGAAGGAGCTCTCAAACATAAGAGAGAGCTTAGGTTCTATAACTCCGAG ATGCACTCAGCTGCCTTTGCCTTGCCTCCTTTCTTGAGGAGGGAGGTGAGCGCTCTATGCCATTCTTCAACCTCAACCTTGCCAAGATGA